TTGCATCCTTCTGCTTTATTTGAAAATATGAAGGCAATTACAGAACAAGGCGCGGATTTTATTTATACCGATGAAATGGTATTTGAAGGTAGTATTGCCAATACCGTTTTAATTCACTTTAAACCTGACTTTTCCATTGATACCTTGCGTGGACATAACTATATTTGCCACTTAACTTCCTTTAGCAAAGAGTTGCAGGAAAAAGTAGGGTACTTCTCTGAAGATTATAATGGGAGCCAGGACTATGATATGATCTTGCGTTTGACAGAACAGGCTCAGAAAATTGTGCATATTCCAAAAGTAATGTATTTTTGGAGAAGGCATTCTGGCTCTGTGGCAAGCGATGTCAGTGTAAAACCTTACTGTATGGTTTCCGCGAAAAAAGCGTTGGCAGACCACCTGGAACGTGAGGGGCTGAAAGGGGAAGTAGTGGATTCCAGTATCCTCTCTACCTATAAAATTAATTATGAAATTGAAGGGACACCTTTGATTTCCATTATTATTGCGAATAAAGACCATATTGATGATTTGGATAAATGTCTGAAATCTATTTTTGAGAAAACAACTTATCCAAACTATGAAATTATCATTGTGGAAAACAATAGCGAAGTAAAAGAAACCTTCAGCTATTACGAACGAATGGAACGGGAGCATGACTGTGTACATGTTGTAAAATGGGATGGTATTTTTAACTACTCTGCCATTAACAATTTTGGTGTAAAACACAGTGAAGGTGATTACATATTGTTACTGAACAATGATATGGAAGTCATCACAGAAAATTGGCTGGAAGAAATGTTGATGTTTGTCCAGAGAAAAGATGTTGGAATTGCTGGAGCAAAACTATATTATCCTGACAATACCATCCAACACGCTGGAATTATTGTCGGTATTGGTGGCAGCGCAGGTCATGCCCATAAAGGGTTCCCTCGCAGTGATGGCGGTTATATCCATCGTTTGACCATTGCTCAGGATTTAAGTGGGGTTACAGGT
This is a stretch of genomic DNA from Clostridium facile. It encodes these proteins:
- a CDS encoding glycosyltransferase family 2 protein — encoded protein: MTLARMRMRKHRILNEKEYMKNYLPSKEQLEKERRTVFDKDITFSIIVPLYNTPVGFLREMIQSVQAQTYSKWELCLADGSDDQHPEVRQVCERFAANDSRIRYQKLEKNYGIPGNTNACLKMATGNFITLFDHDDMLHPSALFENMKAITEQGADFIYTDEMVFEGSIANTVLIHFKPDFSIDTLRGHNYICHLTSFSKELQEKVGYFSEDYNGSQDYDMILRLTEQAQKIVHIPKVMYFWRRHSGSVASDVSVKPYCMVSAKKALADHLEREGLKGEVVDSSILSTYKINYEIEGTPLISIIIANKDHIDDLDKCLKSIFEKTTYPNYEIIIVENNSEVKETFSYYERMEREHDCVHVVKWDGIFNYSAINNFGVKHSEGDYILLLNNDMEVITENWLEEMLMFVQRKDVGIAGAKLYYPDNTIQHAGIIVGIGGSAGHAHKGFPRSDGGYIHRLTIAQDLSGVTGACLMTKRSVWDEVGGLDEENFVVAFNDVDFCLRVREAGYLVVFTPYAELYHYESKSRGYEDTPEKQKRFDRERTRLRKRWAKILEEGDPYYNPNFTLDREDFSLRDR